The following proteins are co-located in the Acinetobacter sp. NCu2D-2 genome:
- a CDS encoding efflux RND transporter permease subunit, translating into MWLTRISVKYPVFTIMMMFCLMVIGLASWQRMGVEEFPDVDFPFVVVYTNYPGASPETVESEITKKLEDQINTISGLKQVISQSSEGLSMITAEFNLDVSSTTAAQDVRDKIASVTAEFRDEIQDPIVERYDPTANAIMSIVFESTNMDLKSLSSYLDQRIVPQLRTVAGVGTVNLLGDAQRQIRIEVEPQKLQAYGIGIDSVINTLKAENIEVPGGTLKSENSELVIEINSKVKHPLGFGDLIVANKNGAPIFLKQVANVKDTQADLESSAFLNGKAAVAIDILRSSDSNVIEVVDQTYKTLDLIEQQLPKGTTLKVVVDSSKSIRGSISSVARTIIEGAVLAVLIVLLFLGSYRSTIITGLTLPISLLGTLTFIWIFGFTINMMTLLALSLSIGLLIDDAIVVRENIVRHADMGKDHVTAALDGTKEIGLAVLATTLTIVAVFLPVAFMGGIIGRFFYQFGVTVSAAVLISMFVSFTLDPMLSAHWAERKADPNKKPGVVKRFFNFISSRLDNLSHVYEKLLKLALRFRLITLIVAVASLFGALGLSKMIGTEFVPVPDKGEIRIKFETPVDSSLEYSQAKLQQVERVIKQHPDTLSTYGVINGLTDRGKNHVSIRVTVTPRTERSKSLSELNNEFRERLKTVGGISVTSVASADETVSGGQKPIMISIKGPDLNELQKISDRFMVEMAKIDGVVDLETSLKEPKPTLDMQINRILASDLGLSVNQIANAVRPLIAGDDVTTWQDPKGETYDVHLRLAEKDRALPSDLQNLYVTSSKTDANGQPILTPLSSVATFEEKLGASQINRRDLAREVLVEANTSGRPAGDIGNDISAMQEKFDMPVGYSFDTQGSNADMAESAGYALTAITLSIVFIYIVLGSQFNSFIHPAAIMASLPLSLIGVFLALFLFNSTMNLFSIIGIIMLMGLVTKNAILLIDFIKKAMDRGEERYDAIIAAGKTRLRPILMTTSAMVMGMVPLSLGLGEGGEQSAPMAHAVIGGVITSTLLTLVVVPVIFTYLDDFKNFMSRQARKIMS; encoded by the coding sequence ATGTGGTTAACTCGAATCAGTGTGAAATACCCTGTGTTCACCATCATGATGATGTTCTGTTTGATGGTGATCGGTCTTGCATCTTGGCAACGAATGGGCGTGGAAGAATTTCCTGATGTAGACTTTCCTTTTGTCGTAGTTTACACCAACTATCCTGGTGCATCACCAGAAACGGTTGAATCAGAAATTACTAAAAAACTTGAAGATCAGATTAATACCATCTCAGGGTTAAAGCAGGTCATTTCTCAGTCCAGTGAAGGACTGTCAATGATCACGGCTGAATTCAACTTAGATGTTTCTTCAACTACAGCAGCACAAGATGTTCGGGACAAAATAGCCTCGGTCACGGCTGAGTTTCGAGACGAAATTCAAGATCCCATTGTGGAGCGTTATGACCCTACAGCAAATGCGATTATGTCGATTGTATTTGAATCGACCAACATGGATCTTAAATCGCTCAGTTCTTATTTAGATCAACGTATTGTTCCTCAGCTTAGAACAGTTGCAGGTGTGGGTACCGTTAACCTATTGGGTGATGCACAGCGTCAGATTCGCATTGAAGTTGAACCACAAAAATTACAAGCCTATGGCATTGGTATTGATAGTGTCATCAATACATTAAAAGCTGAAAATATTGAGGTGCCGGGCGGTACACTGAAATCTGAAAACTCTGAACTCGTTATTGAGATCAACTCTAAGGTCAAACATCCGCTTGGTTTTGGTGATTTAATTGTTGCTAATAAAAACGGCGCGCCAATATTTTTAAAACAAGTTGCAAATGTAAAAGACACTCAAGCTGATCTCGAGTCTTCAGCCTTTTTAAATGGTAAAGCTGCTGTTGCGATTGATATTTTACGTAGCTCTGATTCTAACGTCATTGAAGTCGTGGATCAAACGTATAAAACTTTAGATCTCATTGAACAACAATTACCCAAAGGCACCACACTCAAAGTCGTTGTTGACTCATCGAAAAGTATTCGTGGCAGTATCTCTAGCGTGGCAAGAACCATTATCGAAGGTGCAGTTCTTGCAGTCTTGATTGTATTACTGTTTTTAGGTTCCTATCGTTCAACCATTATTACAGGGCTTACCCTGCCGATTTCTTTACTTGGTACCTTAACTTTTATTTGGATATTTGGTTTTACCATCAATATGATGACCTTACTGGCACTGTCACTCAGTATTGGCCTACTCATTGATGATGCCATCGTGGTACGCGAAAACATTGTGCGGCATGCCGACATGGGTAAAGATCATGTCACGGCAGCACTTGATGGAACGAAAGAAATTGGTTTAGCCGTCCTCGCAACGACTTTGACCATTGTGGCTGTATTCCTCCCTGTTGCCTTTATGGGCGGTATTATTGGCCGTTTCTTCTATCAGTTTGGGGTAACGGTCAGTGCCGCTGTACTGATTTCGATGTTTGTGAGTTTCACGCTCGATCCAATGCTGTCAGCACACTGGGCAGAACGCAAAGCTGATCCAAATAAAAAACCTGGCGTAGTTAAACGTTTCTTTAATTTCATCTCCTCACGTTTAGATAATCTAAGTCATGTTTATGAAAAACTACTGAAACTTGCTTTACGATTTAGATTAATCACGCTGATAGTCGCTGTCGCTTCACTGTTTGGTGCACTCGGGTTATCAAAAATGATTGGGACTGAGTTTGTCCCTGTACCTGACAAGGGTGAGATTCGAATTAAATTTGAAACGCCTGTTGATTCCAGTCTTGAATATTCACAAGCTAAGTTACAACAAGTTGAGCGTGTAATTAAGCAACATCCTGATACTTTAAGTACATATGGTGTCATCAATGGCTTAACAGACCGTGGTAAAAACCATGTCAGTATTCGCGTGACGGTCACACCGCGTACCGAACGTAGTAAAAGCCTGAGTGAACTGAACAATGAGTTCCGTGAACGACTTAAAACTGTTGGTGGCATAAGCGTTACATCGGTTGCCTCTGCAGATGAAACAGTCTCTGGTGGTCAAAAGCCAATTATGATTTCTATCAAAGGTCCAGATTTAAATGAACTGCAAAAAATCTCGGATCGTTTTATGGTAGAAATGGCAAAAATTGATGGCGTAGTGGATTTAGAAACGTCTTTGAAAGAGCCTAAACCAACTCTAGATATGCAAATCAATCGTATTCTAGCCAGTGATTTAGGCTTGTCGGTGAATCAAATTGCCAATGCCGTTCGGCCTTTAATTGCAGGTGATGATGTCACCACATGGCAAGATCCGAAAGGTGAAACTTATGATGTGCATCTTCGTTTAGCTGAAAAAGATCGTGCATTACCAAGTGATCTCCAAAATCTGTATGTCACTTCAAGTAAAACAGATGCAAATGGCCAACCAATTTTGACACCTCTTTCTAGTGTAGCGACTTTTGAAGAGAAGTTAGGCGCTTCGCAAATTAACCGTCGTGATTTAGCTCGTGAAGTGTTGGTTGAAGCCAATACGTCAGGTCGACCTGCAGGTGATATCGGCAATGATATCAGCGCTATGCAAGAGAAGTTTGATATGCCAGTGGGCTATAGCTTTGACACTCAAGGTTCCAATGCTGATATGGCAGAGTCTGCAGGTTATGCCTTAACCGCAATTACCCTTTCCATTGTATTTATTTACATTGTGCTGGGTTCACAGTTCAACAGCTTTATTCACCCTGCTGCGATTATGGCGTCCTTACCGCTGTCCTTAATTGGGGTGTTCTTGGCTTTGTTCCTGTTTAATTCTACTATGAACTTATTCTCGATTATTGGGATCATTATGCTCATGGGTCTGGTGACCAAAAATGCAATTCTACTTATCGACTTTATTAAAAAAGCCATGGATCGTGGTGAGGAGCGATATGATGCCATTATTGCTGCAGGCAAAACTCGATTACGGCCAATTCTCATGACGACAAGTGCCATGGTCATGGGTATGGTGCCATTGTCACTTGGACTTGGTGAAGGCGGCGAACAAAGTGCCCCAATGGCGCATGCGGTCATTGGCGGTGTGATCACCTCCACCCTCCTTACATTAGTGGTGGTGCCGGTGATCTTTACCTATTTGGATGACTTTAAGAATTTTATGTCACGCCAAGCACGAAAAATCATGTCATAA
- a CDS encoding proline--tRNA ligase, translating into MRASRFLFATLRETPNDAEVISHQLMLRAGMIRKLASGLYTWLPMGVRVLNKVEAIIREEMDRAGSLQVLMPVTQPASLWEESGRYVQYGPELLRFKDRHTNDFVLGPTHEEVITDLARNELKSYKQLPANFYQVQTKFRDEIRPRFGVMRSREFVMKDAYSFHIDQASLQETYDKMYAAYCKIFTRLGLNFRPVQADTGSIGGSGSHEFHVLASSGEDDIAFSTESDYAANVEMAEAVLVGERAAPTQELKIVDTPNQKTIADVSAFLGTDAAQSVKALLVQGVAEEGKAAPVVALFLRGDHELNEIKAEKHPLISAPLTFATEEQLTALGLTAGFVGPQGLVEKGLTVIVDRAASVLSDFVAGANEADKHATGVNWERDAKFTEVYDLRNVVEGDPSPDGKGTLQIKRGIEVGHIFQLGKKYSEALGCKVLGKDGKPTVVTMGCYGIGVTRVVASAIEQNFDEKGIIWPSAIAPFEVAIVPMNAHKSPRTMEAAEVLYAELQAAGFDVLLDDRDERPGVKFSDLEITGIPHRIVIGEKGLDAGTFEYKGRRDAESANVSKEELLAKIAK; encoded by the coding sequence ATGCGCGCGAGTCGCTTTTTATTTGCAACATTAAGAGAAACCCCAAACGATGCTGAAGTGATTTCACATCAGCTAATGCTTCGTGCCGGTATGATTCGTAAATTGGCTTCAGGTTTATATACTTGGTTGCCAATGGGTGTTCGCGTATTAAATAAAGTAGAAGCAATTATCCGTGAAGAAATGGACCGTGCAGGTTCACTTCAAGTCCTCATGCCTGTTACGCAACCTGCTTCTTTATGGGAAGAATCAGGTCGTTATGTGCAGTATGGTCCTGAACTTTTACGCTTTAAAGACCGTCATACCAATGACTTTGTGCTTGGTCCTACACACGAAGAAGTGATTACAGATCTTGCTCGCAATGAACTGAAAAGCTACAAACAGTTGCCAGCAAACTTCTACCAAGTGCAAACAAAATTCCGTGATGAAATTCGTCCACGTTTTGGTGTAATGCGTTCACGTGAATTTGTGATGAAGGATGCTTATTCATTCCATATTGACCAAGCATCTTTACAAGAAACCTATGACAAAATGTACGCTGCGTACTGCAAAATCTTTACTCGTCTGGGTTTAAACTTCCGCCCTGTACAAGCGGATACGGGTTCAATTGGTGGTTCAGGATCACACGAGTTCCACGTATTGGCATCTAGTGGTGAAGACGATATTGCATTCTCAACAGAATCTGACTATGCAGCCAACGTCGAAATGGCTGAAGCCGTGCTTGTCGGTGAACGTGCTGCACCGACTCAAGAATTAAAAATTGTTGATACACCAAATCAAAAAACCATTGCGGATGTATCAGCCTTCTTAGGTACAGATGCAGCGCAATCGGTGAAAGCACTCCTTGTTCAAGGTGTTGCAGAAGAAGGTAAAGCTGCACCTGTGGTGGCTTTATTCCTTCGTGGTGACCATGAACTGAATGAAATTAAAGCGGAAAAACACCCATTAATTTCAGCACCACTTACTTTTGCAACTGAAGAACAATTGACTGCACTTGGCTTAACTGCTGGTTTTGTTGGCCCTCAAGGCTTGGTTGAAAAAGGTCTTACTGTCATTGTAGACCGTGCAGCATCAGTATTGTCTGACTTTGTAGCAGGTGCAAATGAAGCAGATAAACATGCGACTGGTGTGAACTGGGAACGTGATGCCAAGTTTACGGAAGTGTACGACCTACGCAATGTGGTTGAAGGCGATCCATCTCCAGATGGTAAAGGCACACTACAAATTAAACGTGGTATTGAAGTGGGTCATATCTTCCAATTGGGCAAAAAATACTCTGAAGCTTTAGGCTGTAAAGTATTAGGTAAAGACGGTAAACCAACTGTCGTGACGATGGGTTGTTATGGTATTGGTGTGACACGTGTTGTTGCTTCTGCCATTGAACAAAACTTTGATGAAAAAGGCATTATCTGGCCAAGCGCGATTGCTCCATTTGAAGTTGCGATTGTGCCGATGAATGCACATAAATCACCACGTACCATGGAAGCAGCTGAAGTACTGTATGCAGAACTTCAAGCCGCAGGTTTTGACGTGTTATTGGATGACCGTGATGAACGTCCAGGGGTGAAATTCTCTGACCTTGAAATTACCGGTATTCCACACCGTATTGTGATTGGTGAAAAAGGTTTGGATGCAGGTACATTTGAATATAAAGGTCGCCGAGACGCTGAATCTGCAAACGTTTCTAAAGAAGAATTATTGGCGAAAATTGCGAAATAA